A genomic window from Triticum urartu cultivar G1812 chromosome 7, Tu2.1, whole genome shotgun sequence includes:
- the LOC125519437 gene encoding chloroplastic group IIA intron splicing facilitator CRS1, chloroplastic-like encodes MAPPPLPLFSPSPKQPPPPPWLHGPKAPATVTPPHPSEAPSSSKPQRQRETSSTPNPLSAGVPGGRTRRAVLGIIRRVRSLELSDPPSPRPRPSTRGAVPLFHLPVEEDRGGEAGGDEKGRPVPWSAARDEGLKAALRRQKKAREPTPAEQLLDPAELERLRRAARGVADGWVRAKKAGVTDEVVEDVRRVWSGGQELAAVRVVEPLRRCMDRAREILEIKSGGLVVWTKGDIHFVYRGSNYQENTKHHHKSIADIQRVSPEKCTVPEPQWKHESNTEPSTNYSGDVHGIFREIDPSIAVHAYEEPVKGTLYEREVNRLLDSLGPRFVDWWWNTPLPVDADLLPEVVPGFKTPFRQCPPGVRPTLADDELTYLRNLARPLPTHFALGRNTRLQGLAAAVLKLWEKSLIAKIAVKVGIQNTNNEQMAWNLKHLTGGTIILRNKDFIILYRGKDFLPRGVKQCVIKQEARVDAQQVKEEEARLTVIDSLQMFTGLPSEGTSAGTFREYLDFQLNHVQETTENNLGMVELEAEKHRLEKELKDLQRRLSILMKKIKRSNEALAKLHSSWNPSEQSADKELLTEEERMVFRKIGLKMDEHVLLGRRGIFDGVIEEIHQHWKHKEIVKVITKQNQAYQITYTSMLLEVETGGMLIATQKLTNSHAIILYRGKNYHRPTKSSPSNLLTKREALRRSVEVQRRGSMKYYVWERQKSIEDLQWRLANVIRKIRELTV; translated from the exons ATGGCGCCACCTCCACTCCCCCTCTTCTCCCCGTCCCCgaagcagccgccgccgccgccgtggctCCACGGCCCCAAAGCCCCCGCCACCGTGACCCCTCCGCACCCTTCAGAGGCCCCTTCGAGTTCGAAGCCGCAGCGGCAAAGAGAAACCAGCTCCACCCCCAACCCCCTCAGCGCCGGCGTCCCCGGCGGCCGCACCCGCCGCGCCGTGCTCGGGATCATCCGCCGGGTCCGCTCCCTGGAGCTCTCCGACCCGCCAAGCCCGAGGCCCAGACCCAGCACCCGCGGCGCCGTCCCCTTGTTCCACCTCCCGGTCGAGGAAGACCGGGGAGGGGAGGCGGGGGGAGATGAGAAGGGGAGGCCGGTCCCGTGGTCCGCGGCGAGGGACGAGGGCCTCAAGGCCGCGCTGCGGCGGCAGAAGAAGGCGCGGGAGCCCACGCCCGCGGAGCAGCTGCTGGACCCCGCCGAGCTGGAGCGGCtgcggcgggcggcgcgcgggGTGGCGGACGGGTGGGTGCGGGCCAAGAAGGCCGGGGTGACGGACGAGGTGGTGGAGGACGTGCGCAGGGTCTGGTCCGGCGGCCAGGAGCTCGCCGCCGTCCGGGTCGTCGAGCCGCTCCGGCGGTGCATGGACAGAGCCAGGGAGATCCTTGAG ATAAAATCAGGAGGTTTAGTTGTTTGGACAAAAGGAGACATTCATTTTGTCTACAGAGGAAGTAATTATCAAGAAAACACAAAACATCATCACAAGTCCATAGCTGATATTCAGAGAGTTTCCCCTGAAAAATGTACTGTGCCTGAACCCCAATGGAAACACGAAAGCAACACCGAGCCTTCAACAAATTATAGTGGTGATGTTCATGGTATTTTCCGAGAGATTGATCCAAGCATTGCTGTTCATGCATATGAAGAACCTGTCAAAGGAACACTCTATGAGAGAGAAGTCAACAGACTGTTGGACAGCTTGGGCCCTCGGTTTGTAGATTGGTGGTGGAATACGCCATTGCCTGTGGACGCTGATCTCCTTCCAGAAGTTGTTCCAGGCTTCAAAACTCCATTTAGACAATGCCCTCCTGGTGTGAGACCGACGCTAGCAGATGATGAGCTGACATACCTGCGCAATCTTGCACGTCCTTTGCCGACACATTTTGCCCTAG GTAGAAATACAAGACTGCAAGGTTTGGCAGCTGCTGTGCTAAAGCTTTGGGAAAAGAGCCTTATAGCGAAGATTGCAGTGAAAGTGGGTATCCAGAATACCAATAATGAGCAAATGGCATGGAATCTTAAG CATCTTACTGGAGGAACTATCATATTGAGAAACAAGGATTTCATTATTCTATATAGAGGCAAGGATTTTCTTCCTCGTGGAGTTAAACAATGTGTTATTAAGCAAGAGGCTCGGGTAGATGCCCAGCAGGTGAAGGAAGAAGAAGCCCGATTAACTGTGATAGACTCACTTCAGATGTTCACTGGTTTACCATCTGAGGGAACTTCTGCGGGAACTTTCAGAGAATATCTGGATTTCCAGCTTAACCATGTGCAGGAAACAACTGAAAACAACTTGGGCATGGTAGAACTAGAGGCCGAGAAGCATAGACTCGAGAAGGAGCTGAAAGACCTGCAACGGAGACTTTCCATT CTTATGAAGAAGATCAAAAGATCCAACGAAGCGCTTGCGAAACTTCATAGTTCTTGGAACCCTTCAGAGCAATCTGCAGATAAAGAACTCTTGACAGAGGAGGAAAGAATGGTATTCCGAAAGATTGGCCTAAAAATGGATGAGCATGTGCTCCTTG GAAGACGTGGTATCTTTGACGGTGTAATTGAAGAGATTCATCAACACTGGAAACATAAAGAGATTGTGAAAGTAATTACCAAGCAGAATCAAGCTTACCAAATAACATACACATCAATGCTGCTTGAGGTTGAGACAGGAGGAATGCTAATAGCAACACAAAAGCTCACAAATAGCCATGCCATAATACTTTACCGTGGAAAGAATTATCATCGCCCAACAAAATCATCACCCAGTAATCTCCTGACGAAGAGAGAGGCATTACGAAGATCAGTTGAGGTTCAACGACGAGGG TCAATGAAATACTACGTTTGGGAGAGACAAAAGTCTATTGAGGATTTGCAATGGAGACTG GCAAACGTGATAAGGAAAATCAGGGAACTAACCGTATGA